Proteins encoded together in one uncultured Sphaerochaeta sp. window:
- a CDS encoding GntR family transcriptional regulator — protein sequence MPKRVFPDFLRHLRNDIVSSYHDGERYLSIREIAAKFGVSVQTAQKGVSHLAKEQILEPRKKAGIYVGKGMQEIVNPLADKEVVVISKVSTPIFYQGFLDGVKERLKDTGVTIKMMVMNESDDVSSLEFGKRLVNLHADGIITLCFTHESALPFYHAIREGVNMVADIILDDLPLLPAIQTDNYKHAFAAGRLMAQMGLETLYVFGTYPEGNKRLLGFSQAIKTSEMSIQYQQLTGVDLMMKTMNILSSLTPKTGIFLSDYTTLHNVASLCSRFHIQFKPGTIVAYDGADANEVKYPGIPSIPCIGPTFKDLGYHLCDVLVQKWTTGSYPEPLQKKI from the coding sequence ATGCCAAAACGAGTATTTCCAGATTTCCTAAGACATCTCAGGAATGACATCGTTTCCTCTTATCATGATGGAGAACGATATCTCAGTATTCGTGAGATTGCAGCAAAATTCGGAGTAAGTGTCCAAACTGCTCAGAAAGGTGTTTCGCATCTTGCAAAAGAACAGATTCTTGAACCAAGAAAGAAAGCTGGAATCTATGTCGGAAAGGGTATGCAGGAGATTGTCAATCCACTGGCAGATAAAGAAGTTGTCGTAATCTCTAAGGTCTCAACACCAATTTTCTACCAAGGTTTTCTTGATGGTGTAAAGGAGAGGCTTAAGGATACTGGCGTCACCATCAAGATGATGGTAATGAATGAATCAGATGACGTTTCTTCTCTTGAGTTTGGAAAACGTTTAGTCAATCTGCATGCCGACGGTATTATTACCCTTTGTTTTACTCATGAATCGGCTCTTCCTTTCTATCATGCTATCAGAGAGGGAGTGAATATGGTTGCAGATATTATTCTCGATGACTTGCCCTTGCTTCCCGCTATTCAAACTGATAATTATAAACATGCATTTGCTGCTGGCCGTTTGATGGCTCAAATGGGATTAGAAACACTATATGTTTTTGGTACGTATCCGGAGGGCAACAAACGTTTACTCGGTTTTTCCCAAGCTATAAAAACTTCAGAGATGTCAATACAGTACCAACAACTTACAGGAGTTGATCTTATGATGAAAACCATGAATATACTCTCATCCCTTACACCAAAAACAGGTATCTTTCTCAGCGATTATACTACACTTCACAATGTTGCATCTCTTTGCTCTCGTTTTCATATTCAATTTAAACCAGGAACGATTGTTGCTTATGATGGAGCTGATGCTAATGAAGTCAAATATCCAGGCATCCCTTCGATTCCTTGTATAGGGCCGACATTCAAAGATCTAGGTTATCATCTTTGCGATGTCCTAGTACAAAAATGGACAACAGGAAGCTATCCAGAACCATTACAAAAAAAGATATAA
- a CDS encoding sugar ABC transporter substrate-binding protein — protein sequence MRKIMIILCIALLIPGYLFANGGSEKSGSTGKSEEKITLDWTFWATEKELDIFARPAIEEFEKQNPNIHINLIFIANTDYFKQLAVDIATNNEADIVTLDTGDGISAYYNIRKGGAFIPLDDYMKGYVLDDGTELEKVDLIDSVKKNGQVVALPWFTFAAPVTIYRKSVLEKAGVDPAELSASWDSYYKAAKKLTKDTNGDGKTDIYGFSHQTEGSVLLRWWTMHWLWENGGGIFPKEEAPYTADNLIWNSKENIEATEFLKKMITECGPSGKYTVNDALNMFANGSVATMQATTWCFANLKAMMNQDDYENDIGLAYFPNNGDKTPVNVTWGNPLAISSNSEHPEEAFKFIAFMHGKYAQSLQTNVPVNQEARAEYAKKNPYQAKTLDMVLEGELRQVPDIVQWRELDNIVNKSLEDAFLGAKSIKDALDWGQKEMQAVMSR from the coding sequence ATGAGAAAAATTATGATTATTCTATGCATTGCACTGTTGATTCCAGGCTATTTGTTCGCAAACGGAGGAAGCGAAAAATCAGGTAGTACTGGGAAGTCTGAAGAGAAGATCACCCTTGATTGGACATTTTGGGCAACTGAAAAAGAACTTGACATTTTTGCCCGTCCGGCAATTGAAGAGTTTGAGAAACAAAATCCCAACATTCACATCAATTTGATATTCATTGCCAATACTGATTATTTCAAACAGCTAGCTGTGGATATCGCCACGAACAATGAAGCTGACATTGTAACGTTGGACACCGGTGACGGTATCTCGGCATACTACAATATCCGTAAAGGCGGAGCTTTCATTCCACTGGACGATTACATGAAAGGCTATGTACTTGATGATGGCACTGAATTAGAAAAGGTTGATTTAATTGATTCGGTAAAGAAGAATGGTCAAGTAGTAGCATTACCATGGTTTACATTCGCTGCGCCCGTGACCATCTATAGAAAGAGTGTGCTTGAAAAAGCTGGGGTTGATCCTGCTGAGCTTTCTGCTTCTTGGGATTCTTATTACAAGGCAGCAAAAAAACTGACAAAAGATACAAACGGTGATGGAAAGACAGATATATACGGCTTCTCTCATCAGACTGAAGGTTCTGTATTGCTTCGTTGGTGGACAATGCACTGGCTTTGGGAGAATGGTGGAGGAATTTTCCCTAAGGAAGAAGCTCCCTATACTGCTGACAATTTGATTTGGAACAGTAAGGAGAATATTGAGGCCACTGAGTTCCTAAAGAAAATGATCACTGAATGCGGACCTTCTGGTAAGTATACCGTTAACGATGCATTGAATATGTTCGCGAATGGATCGGTAGCTACCATGCAAGCAACTACTTGGTGCTTTGCCAACCTAAAGGCAATGATGAATCAGGATGATTATGAAAATGATATCGGGCTTGCATATTTCCCGAACAATGGTGATAAGACTCCTGTCAATGTAACTTGGGGCAATCCATTGGCAATCAGTTCCAATAGTGAGCATCCAGAAGAAGCGTTTAAGTTTATTGCTTTTATGCACGGAAAATACGCCCAGAGCCTACAGACTAACGTACCGGTTAATCAGGAAGCTCGTGCCGAATATGCAAAGAAAAATCCGTATCAGGCAAAGACGCTGGATATGGTTCTGGAAGGTGAACTACGTCAGGTCCCAGATATTGTGCAGTGGAGAGAGCTTGATAATATTGTCAATAAATCTCTCGAGGATGCCTTCCTTGGTGCAAAGAGCATAAAAGATGCTTTAGACTGGGGACAGAAAGAGATGCAGGCAGTAATGTCACGCTAA